In the genome of Thunnus maccoyii chromosome 15, fThuMac1.1, whole genome shotgun sequence, one region contains:
- the LOC121913301 gene encoding probable 2-ketogluconate reductase translates to MEADKPWALISEVGEQGYIEDVTDIMTQHFQIISHRDFLQNPQLHAPKIQAMFVWNACPAAKPSLLTSLPALKVVANGGVGIDHLDVPYITSLGVKVTNTPGVVSDATADIAMGLLLASARKIVEGHQIAVDPKTTHIPQCLMGVEVTGSTLGIIGMGDIGHKIAQRSKGFDMKILYHNRKRRSVEDEQAVGASYCESMDDLLRRSDFVMLAVNLTPETTGLISHRELALMKPTATLVNVSRGLVVDQDALVKALQSGTIRAAALDVTHPEPLPRDHPLLGLPNVLITPHVGTNTYTTTRRMVQRMVDNAVAAVKGQCIPNEVKTK, encoded by the exons ATGGAAGCAGACAAACCGTGGGCTCTGATCTCAGAGGTGGGCGAGCAAGGTTACATCGAAGATGTCACCGATATAATGACGCAACACTTCCAAATCATCAGTCACAGAGACTTCCTGCAAAACCCGCAGCTGCACGCCCCAAAAATCCAGGCCATGTTTGTGTGGAACGCCTGCCCCGCGGCCAAGCCCTCGCTGCTCACTTCGCTTCCCGCCCTGAAGGTGGTCGCCAACGGAGGAGTGGGCATCGACCACCTGGACGTGCCGTACATCACCAGTCTCGGGGTGAAGGTGACCAACACGCCCGGTGTGGTCAGCGATGCCACAGCAGATATCGCCATGGGTCTGCTTCTGGCATCGGCACGCAAGATTGTTGAAG GTCATCAAATCGCTGTGGACCCAAAGACCACCCATATACCACAATGCCTGATGGGAGTTGAAGTCACGGGGTCCACTCTGGGGATCATCGGGATGGGAGACATCGGACACAAAATCGCTCAAAGAAGCAAAGGATTTGATATGAAGATCTTGTATCACAACAGGAAGAGAAG GAGTGTTGAGGATGAGCAGGCCGTGGGGGCGAGTTACTGTGAAAGCATGGATGACCTGCTGAGGAGGTCGGATTTCGTCATGCTGGCGGTCAACCTGACCCCTGAAACCACAGGCCTCATCAGCCACAGAGAGCTGGCCCTCATGAAACCCACAGCAACACTGGTCAACGTCAGCAGAG GTCTCGTGGTGGACCAGGATGCTTTAGTCAAAGCTCTCCAGTCTGGAACGATTCGAGCAGCCGCGCTAGACGTGACTCATCCTGAACCTTTACCAAG GGATCATCCTCTTCTTGGCCTCCCCAATGTGCTGATCACCCCGCACGTGGGCACCAACACTTACACTACGACAAGAAGGATGGTGCAAAGGATGGTGGATAACGCTGTGGCTGCAGTGAAAGGCCAGTGTATCCCCAACGAAGTCAAGACGAAGTGA